In Paralichthys olivaceus isolate ysfri-2021 chromosome 12, ASM2471397v2, whole genome shotgun sequence, the genomic window AATCTGGTGTCTCCAACTAAAATGATAAACCCTCTGAGTCTCTGGTTTGGCACGTTCAAATTCTTTTGACCTTTATGATGGAAGCCAAGGTCACATGACTGCGCTGCAAATGGACTCtctggaccccccccccccctccgtaTTGTCACCGTTATGTAAACTAAGAGCATTATCATGACATAAGGAACCAATCCAGGCACTTTACGATCCAAATATATTCCCTCAGGATACAGTGAGGCCGCGCTGCGAACACGTCTGAGGACAAGTTTATCCTGTCGTTACATAAAGCAATCCGCTAATACACATGTCAACAGTCTGGCTTTAGAATCCCACAGGAAGAGATGTTGATAATTCAACACGAGGAAAACAGCAAAGACAATTTAAACTGAGGCTGTGAAGCTAAATGAACGTGTTAAAGATTCTTCACACGTGTCAATAAAtgttaatttgattattttttaacgGTTGTTGAACATATTACAGACGATTACAACTTTTTACTTGaggtgtttgatttatttactaCAAATATTCAATGTTTTTGTGGCTGTCGGAGGAAagtaactttttaaaattaaataaaaatatgattttctcAAAACTTAAATTTTAATGGAGGCAGGAGTTCAGCTGCACCAACCTGAAGCTCTTTGTTGGATCCAGaggattaaatataaaaatgaccCCTGACAGAGATCACGCCTCACCTGCGGGACCACTTGGCCGACGGGCGTCCGAAAGGCCTCTTCCACAGGACGCCGTGCAGCTGCACTTTGGTGCTGATGTCCAGCCCTTCACTGTCCGACTGCTCCATGGACGACCAGGGCGAGAACAGAGAGTTTCTGGACGAAGACGAGAACATCCTCTCTGACAGTACCTCGCCCTGGGAGGCGGTGCAACGCGAaaaatatcaatagaaatataaagCACAATAGTCAATCAATGACAATTTGCCcgatagcacacacacacacacacacacacagacacacacagacacacacacacagcttcaatACAAAGCAGGAAAAGTAGCAAACAAATTCCAATAACTCATCAGGCTGGAAATATGCAGCTGCCAATACACTGATGGGCTGGAGGCAGACTGACGGCAGAGACCAGCACAGAGGAAATCAGGGATgatacagggagagagagggagggagagggatggagaggagaggaggagaggagaggtacTGGGAGTGATGGGTGAGGGAAACCTGAACCCAGTCGATACATCCCAGCCGGTAAAAGCTGTTATTCAGACATCTGTACTCACAGAAAAGGTCTCCAGCTCCTGGCAGCTCTCTGGTCTCTGCCTCCCTCCGAGCATCAGCCGTGAATCAGGGGAACATCTGTGGCAGAGCTGCGGCCGCTCGGCTCTCTAGCAAAGAGGATGGAGAATCTGAGCGGTTAACATGCAGCTTTAGAGTCGTGAGTATCAGATTAATTCACGGAACATGTGTCAGACTGGATGGACACCAGATTATAAAGATATTAACAGCTCAGCCGCTTCACAGGAACACGGGAGAACTCGGATTTTCAGTTTGCACGAGTTTAAAGAACATTTATAAATAAGGCCTCTGAAATATTATGTTTGTTGAAAACGTGACAACAAGAAGAGTTAACATGAGTTTTCTCACCTGCTTCATATCGAGAAGTGCTTTTAATAAACCAACATAAAGTGCATTTTAGTGTTCAATCATTAAAACAAACCTCAGAATCTCCACCAGttaaaaaaccttttattttatcGTCATAAAACACGTTGCTTTACAACTGATTTTCACAAtcagaaatatggaaataaggCAGACTCATTCTGGAAtggcagaaaatgaaatagaataagGAAAAACGCCAACGGGAACAATTCCAGATATTAATCTGATCCCAAAACTCTCTGGATTCAACACGTGACGTCGTCTCTTCTGGTTTGTAAGAATCGATCGTTTTAAAAGTTCACCTgcagatattttacagttcTGAAAAACTTTCCTATTTATCTAGATGTGTGATGAGACCTGAAACAAAGTGAATTTAACGTCTAATAAATACACTAAATATTTGACCTGACAAACAGAGGATTAAAGTACTAGTCTacattattttactttgaagggCAGGTGCTAACGGCCAATCAAATCCCAGTATTTTGCATCTTTAAATTcactcaattaaaaaaaaagttaaacacatattaaaaaacacaattaaacaaactgtctctgtccTAAAACCAAGTTTGTCCTAAACATCAACTTTTCTCTCGCTTGGTGATTCAGATAATCaaagaggtttttatttattcagaaaCAATTAACTGGAGCAGGTTTTTAAACATCTCACTGTGGTGAATCATAGTTTATCATCTCGCTGTGTATCCATGAATGAACTTTTAACAGCTCtgataacaaaatataaacagagGTTGGATCTGATGCTTAGTTTAACTTGATCTTTCAAAACCTGACGATCCTTCAGCCACAGTCCTGATGAGTAATCATGTTAAACTcttaataaatgtttattaagTCAGAATATTTAGAGAAAAACTTTGGGATAGAAGTTTTGATTAATGATGcatcgaacacacacacacatgaacagagaATATAACTGTTAGCTTCTTGTAAGAAGGAATCAAGGATTCCAGTTTGTGAAATGTGAGGATTTTCCGGTTTTGTGATGTTTGCACCACATTAACTGAATATTACATGAATATATTTTGGTTTCTTGGACTCACAATACACCAGTGAACTCTGGATTCATTTCAGGAATTGAAAACCATGAAATCTCAGCAGGGCTTTAACTGAAATTGCACACTCATGATGTCggacaatgtttttttttttttcccttttgtatttcataaaaaataaaacagtcgTGCAGCTGCTGGTCTGCACGCGACTCgccaccttctctctctcaaacacgcCAGGAAGAGAAACCGCcacctcttccttcctctcgtCACAGAAGTTTAGAATTAACAAGTCGAGTTTAAGATCTTTAAATTTACACATTTAACAGAGATCGTCTGTCaccttctgtgtctgtgctgcaaaCTCTGTCCctctcaaaataaaaatattaaattaaaagcagTTTCATCATCTCACAGGAGATGATGATAATCGTGGAAGGAAGAAGTTGCTGTGAATAAcatacatgtacaaacacatGAGCGCTGCTTGGAGCAGGATCAGTGATTCAGACTCACAACATCCATGAGTCCTGATAGAAGAGGGAGGAGCCTGCTGACGTTTGAATGCGTCAACATCAGCGGAGGGAGGCGGGTCTCTGTGTGCCAATCACATTTAAGACTCGGATGCAGTCCGGAGAAAAAAAgcgacttttcttttttttttttacatttattgctcaggtaataatcaataaatcttCCAGgagcaaacaaaataaaagtttccaAAAGAATCTGTACTATGTCCGTCCTCCTGAGCCGATGGTCCCTACGTGAGTTCAGCGAGTTAATGACCTTGAGGAACGTTCAATAGCTCATTCAGTTCTGCTGGAAtcaccctccacctccacacaaAGCACACAGTCACTTTTCAATACAGAGTTTTCCTAACAACAGTTTATGATTCATCTCCAggtaaaacagaacagaaatgaACACATCCAGAATCTTATCGGGTCAAATAGAAGAGTCGACCTGGTTTAAACTGGATGGACCATAAATCTGAACGTGTTCATTtgtagaaaacacacaagtgtcCATCAACACGCAGTTTCCCGTCAGGCCGAGAAAGTTTCTACAAACTGTTCGGCGTCATTTCATCGGGGTCTGTTTCAAACTCGCAAATATGGCACTTGGCAATCAGTTCAAATGATTCTGTATTTTAAGAGAGCTGTACAATtacacagaatttaaaaaaaggttttctttcTCAGTATCACGATCTTGATCTAAATCTCACTGTGCAACAGCCGTCAAGCAAAACATCACAGAATCGAAATCAGGGTTGATTCTTTGACTTTGGACAAGCAACGGTAAAGCGACACTGAAAACTCCACAGTGACGTGAATAGACTGAGCGACTGAGTCGTCCCGTGGCCTCCGTCAGAAAAGGATCAACACGTGCAGCAGCTGAGCCACGATCGCTCGTGCGTGTCAGAAGAAAACCACCGTGTTGTGTGATTTAGTTTTCACTGCAACAACTCTCACCTCCCGAACGTCATTCACTCCCTGTCAACTTCAGTTTTGAGTCATTAGATGCGCCCGAAACGAGTCTGGTCCACGAGATCCATCAGCCGACAAGCAATAAGACATTTATATCCACAAAGTTCGTTCCCCTGTACACCCGTCTGAGATCCATCCTGAGCTGGGGTCTAATGGTGGTGACCGACAGACAGCACCAGAGGAATGAGGCAGCCCAGCACCAGAGCTACCACCTCCACCTTGCTCAATCCTTTCCCTCCGTTGCCTCCCGCGGCAGCGTGGCTGTGGCCGCCGCCCCCCACCTCAGGGAGGACGTGGACGGTGGCTACGTACAGGAAGGTGCCGGCGGAGAAGAGCATGGCGACACCGGTAGCGTTGATGTCTGACAGGGCCTCTTTGCTGCTCTgaggaggaaagacagaaacaacatAAGACAAAATGTTCCACCAAGAAACGTTCAGATCAGATGTTgatgaaatgcattttattttattttagctaATGAAATTTAAAACCATCTCTAGTAAAACGGCCCTGACAAATATCTGAGATGTGAGGACAGCGGCTCTGCCCCAGGCTGAgtgacacagtgacaaacagaaaatactgGTTCAGTTGCATTTTGTTGCTCTGAAGAACTTTCATACATCACCAGAAAAATCTATGAGAAGTCTATTCAATGAAATAACAACGAATATTTCATGATAAAATACGAAGTGACAAttggaaaatataataaatatatattttttataataattactTGACTGAGGCCTAAAAATGTGAGCATGGCGAGGACAGGTGCCGCCAGGGCGAAGACCAGGAGATGTTTGCGGATGCGGTTCCTCTCAAGACCAGCATGCATCAGGAAAGACACCAGACCAAACGCTGCTGGGGCCTGCAGACGACAAAGCAGTGCAgttcatattgttttatgttCACGGTGCATTAGATTtgcatttttatattaaaaatgttaaaatacatttaaaaagatgaagGTAGCTGAGGAACAAAACTCTACACGTGTCGTTGGATTCATATTTATGTCGTTAACTGTTTTACCGTCACACTGCCCACGGTTTACATGTCGGTCTCGTGCAGCAGACGCACGAACAGTGTCACtcacccctcccctcacccctccCCTCACTTTTTCCCTTCAGATCAACAATGATCTCATTAACAGCTTCTCTAAAATCCAACTGATGGAAATCTGTCGTCGTAACAGGGAATTTAAATCCCTGCcagttactattattattaattaacacACAGATCACTCTGCCAATTATTGAATAGGTCAATCAAGTATCAGAAAACAGTGCCTGCTACAAACAAGAAGCTAACGCTCACAGATCTGATgaatgtttggtgttttgtttctgctccACTGCTGCTAAATATTGATATGAACCATTTTTACCTTATGCAGCATGATAGCcacaaaaacaatgagctgaacgCTGGTCTGAGAAGTCGAGGCTGCAGCTCCAAGCGCCACTCCGTCAGCTGGAAGCAAAGATCACACATCAGGTCCTGATGATTATATTGTTTAAGAAATAACTGTGCTGGGTTGAAAACACTCAATAATCAGATTGGTGCTTAAATTTGAGTTAGTTGGTTAAGTAAACTTgggaaaagcagaaaatgaccAAGAGCAGGTTTTAGAAtgttataaaaaacaagatttgTCTGATCGCACCCACAGTGAATTTGTTGAACTAGATCTAATGGTAGGAAAACAATTATTAATTTAGTTAACATTAAGAAGCAGCGTCCCTTAATGAGATGAATGAACCCAGACCCACCTGCAGCGTGGACCACAAGACCCAGGGTGGTGGTGATTTTTGATGAGTTGGCTCTCGCTGACTCTGGATCTAAACCAGTCAGAAAAGAATACAACATATATCAGATATTATAATCACACTTCAGAATCTCCACACAGAGTAGTGTGGTTTCATATGTTGCAGAGCGTTGGCAGCTGAAATAAAAGCACTGAAATGATTTGGCTCAGAGAGTGGGAGCATCCAgggaaactgaatttgcagctGAGCTATGTGGGGGCGTTTTGGGTGTGATTCAACAAAATGATTATCAGAATATTAAACCAGGATGAGAAAAATGACCTTCGTCTTCCAAAACCACAGTCTCCACAAATCCTGGACCTGCCAACTGTTCAATTCTAACAAGAAAATCCTTAAGCTGCTTTAACCTTTGCATTTGTTCTCACCTTCAGTGTTGTGCACGTGAGAGCTGCCTATCTGATCCACCAGCAGCATGAAGACGAAGCCCAGAACCAGAGACACTCCGATGCAGGCGTGAAGCTGCTCGTGACCGTGTTCATGTTCGTGTTTCTCAATGACGCCGAGAGCTTCGACTTTTACCTTCGAGTCGGACACTTCCACATCCCTGACCTGGCTGGGACTTTGATGcccacctgcagacacacaggtgAGGAGTGAACAGACAAGAGGCAGATAAACTGTTAAATCTCAAATATTATATAACAGAGAGATTCAGATCTGTAATACTGCTcgtaacagaaaacagaaaacacatgttGCATTTCTCCATGACTCACTTAATATGCAAATgatcacaaaacaaacatttgtgttaGACAAGGTCGACGGGTTGTATTTAATCTCTTGGATCTGTTTACATatgttatataaatattatatacagtatgtctgcGAGTATTTTATAACCTCATACTAATACTGGTTAAAGCCTCCGATGGCTCAATTCTTCTCGACATGAATTCCACATGATGTTGTTGAGATTCTGGTTCATGTTGACGTGACTTGCATCAaatcattttaactttattcacattatttaatGAATTGCACTCCTGCCATGTGATCGGGTAATTGTGCTAATGCaaaggtgttcctaataaagtggtCAATGAGCATATAAGCACTTTTTCAGTCACATGCTCGACCAACAGGATGTGTACCATCAGATCATTTTAAACATTGGACTCTGCAGGTCAGGAACCTCAAACAGGCGCTGGAACAAGCAaagtacaaacatttacaagatTGTAAAGAATTAAGAGACTAACAGACGTTCAAACTGAAATCTGGACACAATTAGACGTCAGCAATAGAAACTATTATTAAAGCTTAAACTAGTTTAATGTCCGtatagtttatatttaataaatgttcCTTTAACTTAGAAAGTTAATtcacttttttccctctcctACAGGTTGAAAAGCCAGAAATTGCATGAAAAAGTTTCATGTCAACTTAaccaaataaaactttaatataaataaagaatgaGCAAACTCTTTGACAACTGATAAAGCAAAAAAGGTTTCAGTGTCTCTGGTGTGCTGCATTCTGATCTATCACTGTTCAGTGATACAGAGTTCAGGGTTCGTCCACTGgatatttagttttaaatgcTCAAACTAAACAACGGACCTGAAGACATCACCTTGGGCTTTGTCAAACAAGAGAGTTTACGAACAAtagttttataaaaatgaattctaatgttttttttagccTTTTCAGTTCATCGTGGACGTTGATGTAGTTCTGCCAGAATTCTGATGTTTCacaaacttaaaggttcagtgtgtaagatttaagtgaaattaatctattggcagaaactttACATGAAAtcatcctagtgatgttttcatttgtttgtttcacctTATTTaaacgaattgttgttttcttcactctAGAATGAGCCGtttatatttaattactttatatttacatcaggaggtcctctctacggaggccgccatgtttttttacaatagcccagactggacaaactaaaccttttgagttttaatgaaactgaatgtttacacaggttctctctcaagtggggagggggggttgggTGAGGTGAGGactattcagctgcaacatgacacttcaccactacaTGTCactacattttacacactgaacatttaacaAATGATCCAAAATAGATCCTGAAAAGTCCTAAACATTAATGTTTGGATCAGACTTCATCACAACATTAATTCTCCTCTGCTACGACACTTACTGATCGTACAAATGTTGAGCGATAACTCATTTAAAGTCTTCTGCCTCTCAGGTCCCTCTAACAACGTGTGCAcgattaaaaaatacatttcaaagtgACAACACTGTGTTGGATGAACCGTACTTTCAAGGATTTCTTCATAAAGTGCGTGGACCCCTTCAGGGATGATCACAGCCAGTGCAGTCCCACAGAGGAGCCCAGCTCCCAGCACCGTGATCAGCTTcagcttctcctgcaggaaCACGCACAAACGAAACATCAGCACGAGACACATCgatttacactcacacactggtGACTGATGACGACACACGGTTCATGAAGCGGAGGAGGTAAACTCGCTTCTTCACAAACACGGAATGCAGATGTTGATAAAGTTAGCTTCCAGGTGCAGGAAGCGGTGACACAGATGTTAGCTTGTTGAGGAACTTACCTCTGAAAAGTTGACGGCCAGAGGAATCGTCCCGGCCACGTAACATCCCACCAACATGGCCAGAGACAGCAGGCTGATCGAGCTGAAATCGTCCATGGCTGCTAGCTCCTTTTTTCTCTTGGGTCAATCTCCTGCCGAGCTAAACCATCAACCCTACACTGATACCACGTGTCGGTGGAGTTAGCATGCCCCTGCACGGCGGCTGCTGGTCAAACCACAGCTGTGAGCTCGTTTCTGCTTCCTACCAAAACATCCACGTTAGCTGAAACACAGACGGTGCAGCCTCCGGCCTCGGTTAGCAGCGCTAAGCTAACGCGCGTCGGTGACGCCCGGTGCTGTTTGAGCGTCTCGACACGTGGATCCTCGAGAGCTCGAGACAACAGAACCGACCCGCGTCGCTTCGTCTGTGTTCAGGTGTCAGTTGTAATGAAACAACTCCCCCGACTTGGTTGGCAGCTAGCAGAGATGCTAACGGCACATCCGTGTTGTTAGATGCCGATTGTGGGAAGTGCTTCCGGGTCAGAGTTCATCCCGTCAGACTGCCACGTCTCCGGGGAGGAGCTTAATTGTTACGTCACATAGTTTTTTTACTtattactttcttttcttatttcctaATTATTCCTCCACATGTCTGCTCACTTCTACTTTCTGTTCATCTCTCTTTTATTAAGTCTTTAGTTgagcacatttttattttcatataaagtTGAAAAAAGAGGAGTCTGCATCTTCAACACGTGTTTAGATTTataatgttaatataaaaactGGTTCCTCTTAATTAATGGACTATTTTATCTTAAATGTAGTATTTTTGCTCAATAGTGTTTCAATCCAGAGAATAAAATTGAATGACTGTGATATACgaataaaatatattctaaTCTTATAAATTAAGTCCCCATTAATGTTGTAGAATTAGAAGTCGGATCTTTTTGTGATGAAACTTAAATCACCTATTTTAGAGAATATAAAATTATATACATCATTTCCTCATTGTCAAGGATCATTTAagtttccatccatctatcttaTATAAAGACCTTTTTGTCATTATGGTTTTGACATCCAGCCAAACGAAGTGAAAAAAGGTAGATAAGATGTCcagacattttgtaaaaaaaaaagcatatttatTAGTTCACACAATGGAGCAGTGCTTCAACATGACGACAGTAAATCAAAGCTGAATGTGTCCAAAATAttgcaaaacaaacagaggacatGACACTGTTTTCTGCCTCAACTAAGGGGAAAATATAAAACCTAAGTTTTAtcatgcagtgtgtttgtgcaaattcTGTCTGTTTGCAGCCCAGACTTTCCCCAAACACACGCTCGCTCgctcgcgcacacacacacacacactcacaaacactcacacacacacactcacacacatgacaGCAGCTCCTTGCTGAGGGAATGGAGGGGTGCATGGGCGCATGTTTACAGACTGGACCAGAAAACTGCAGGGGGCAGAGCTGTGAGCTGAGAAAGTCAGTCCAAGTGACATGTGGTCTTTATTTGGCGAGTCCGATCTTCTTGGCTTCTGTTTCATAAATCAACAGCCTCCACATCTTTACTATGAAAACTTCTGCTTCTTCATCGAGAacctaaacacaaacagataattAGTATTCACTGCTCAGTAAATCTATGCAATGAATCCTATTTGTGACCGTGAAGCTACATAAAACAACCGTCAGCATCCAGAACCAATTTTAACTTACCATAGCAACATCATCCAGAATACCCTGAGGGGTGCTGTGAGCCATCACctgggaagaaaaggaaaatgacGTTTGATTACAGTGAGCAACATGACCAACAcggcaaaaacacaaacttagaatcagaaaaaaagttactacTCAGcatatacaaaaaaaattatacacattttgtttaaggagacatattatgcatGAATTCAGGTTGATCATTTTAGTGTAATTGCTTGAAAGGTTAAAATGCTCTGATGTTCATATAACACATCattttcctcagactgtccattgcTTCacgctcctcttttcagcctctgtcttttAGCTCCCGTCTCTTCAAGTTAAGTTTCACAGAATCAACACTAACCTTTGAACAGACAAAATCAACGAGAGTGGGTTCCTCCTCGCCAATGTATTCAATAATCTTCTTATTAATCCACGGCTTAATGCGACGATCCATCAGAGTCTGCAGAGGAACAATCAAGACACCCCATGGTTTAACATTACTTCACTCAACATATTAAACAGAATTACAAAAGATATTTAAGTTCATAAAACAGCCTGAAATCTAAACTGTCCGAGCTCATTACCGAGTCAACCATAGTCCAATCCAGAGGGTAGGAAAACAGCTCAGGTCTGGCTGTGGGGATCTTCTCAATAAGGCTCTTTATGTGCTTGCGTTTCTCTTCCGTGTTGATGCTGCCTTTGGCCCCTGGTAGTTCGGCCCCGTCCAGCCCCAGACTCTTGTCGTCGTCACCATAGTCCAGTGGAACCAGTTTCCTTTTGCGAGGCTGCTCATCAGCCTCCTCGTCGTCAAACTTGTTGAAAACACTTTCCACGGTCGCCAGTTTCTTTCGCTTTCCTACGTTGAGCTGGCTGGGACTGTTGGTGGCACCTGGAAAAGAGAGATGGGAACAAGGTCAGTTTCTTCTGGCACAAAGCAGCAAAGATCAAGAAAGAGATCCTCTCGTGTCTATCATTTGTTTCTGCACTCACCCAGTTTGAGACTGAGTCCGATCTTGGGTCGATGTTCCTCTGGAGCTTGGACCTCAGGCGTGTTCTCACCAGGAATGATAATTCCACAGGGAGATTCGTTACCGGGCGTGTTAGGGGTCGCATTCCCACTGGCGGAGGACACTGAGGGAGCAGTACTGATTGGTCTCATAATAGGTTTGAGTTGCGGCTTGGCTTCTTGTGAGTCCTCTCCGTCGTGGTAGTCATCTTCCTCCCCTTCTTCCACATCGTCGTCCGAATGCTGCTGAGGGGCTCGAGGCGGAGGCTCCACGGGCCGTCCTGACCCCCGCTTTTCCCGTTCACGGTCTCTGTGAACCTTCTCCTGGatcacctcctcctcaggttcAAGTTTCAGAGGGGGCTGTCGTCTGCgttctgcctcctcctccatctaCAGAAAAATATATCACAACAGACTTCAGTCTCTTGTATGTGTCAGGAACTGGTGTGGGACTGTTGATATTTCAATGATTGGTGCATTAACATCAttgcagaagaaagaaaacagggaaacagaaagaaatggttTAATTTTGCTGAAACTCTATACACCTCAAAAACACCTTAAAAAAAGCTCTATTTCCAGTCGGACTCACCCTCTGCAGCTCAGCATCTGGGTCAGGGTGACCTTCAGCTAGAAGTCGCTGTctgatctcctccagctcctccttctccctcttcctgtctCGCTCGTCCAACTCTGACTCCTTTTCTCGGTCACGAAGTCGCTTCTGCAAAGCACTGCCTCTGAAAATGAGAATTACAATAAGTGAAGTGACCTCAAGAGCAAAACAGAGTGCccccctctcctgtgtgtgcATACAGAGGGTTACCTGTAGTATTTTGGGTCGTCTCTGTCGTCGTCGTAATCCTCAAGGAATTCTTTCAGTCGTTTGGCTTCTTTCATCTGATTACAAACAAGTAGTAAAAAAGCTAATATATAAATCCTGATATCTGACATTATAAACTGTGGCGATCCAAAGGCAAAAACTAAAATCTGCTTACATTTAAATCTGGTGTgctataaatgtttgtttaccaTTTCTCGACGCCTCTCGTCCTCCCTCTCCATTTCTTTGCTGTAGTCACGAGATTTCTTCCTCTCACGGATCTCCCAGTTTTTAAGGCGCTTtaagaggacagagaagaatAAGTCAGACATTCTATAAATGAGTTTAAAGGTCAAAATTAGAAGAGTTTTATCTCCGTACTTCTTGGTAAGCTGCCTCCTTGTCTCGAAGCCTCCTCTCAAGTCTCCTCCGTTCGTACAcgtcctcctcatcatcctctctgtcccgttttttatcttctctcgccctctctctgtGAAAGACACATTATCGCTGTTTGTCTGGTTCCAATATCATAAAATAtgagttaaaatgaaaatttgaAGAATGGCTAAAAGAgtcatgcattaaaaaaattccTTAGAGTCTTCTTTCTTTATGAAAActataaaatacacattacGATCATTTCATCAAAATCTGACTCGTGTGTGAATTTAACAGACTAAATATTTTGACCTGTAATCACAGACAGTATGGTGCCAAATGAGTCATGCTTGAAGACACCAAGTGTGTCATCGCTGGCCTCTCACTGACCTCGATCGGCTGCGGTCTTCACTGACGTCTCGACTCctgtccctctccctctcccgctCTCGCTCCTTTGTCCTCTCCCGTTCGCGATCTCTCTCCCGCTCCcgatctctgtctctttcccgctccttgtccctctctctctccctttccttctctttttcgcGGTCGCGGCGCTCCCTCTCGCGCTCCCGctctttgtccctctctctcctttccctcTCGATCTCCAGCcgctccttctctttctttcctttttcctcctccagttTCTGCAGGAGCCCgacaggaagaaagaggagaacgtgttactttatttaaaacaataaaaa contains:
- the slc39a9 gene encoding zinc transporter ZIP9, which encodes MDDFSSISLLSLAMLVGCYVAGTIPLAVNFSEEKLKLITVLGAGLLCGTALAVIIPEGVHALYEEILESGHQSPSQVRDVEVSDSKVKVEALGVIEKHEHEHGHEQLHACIGVSLVLGFVFMLLVDQIGSSHVHNTEDPESARANSSKITTTLGLVVHAAADGVALGAAASTSQTSVQLIVFVAIMLHKAPAAFGLVSFLMHAGLERNRIRKHLLVFALAAPVLAMLTFLGLSQSSKEALSDINATGVAMLFSAGTFLYVATVHVLPEVGGGGHSHAAAGGNGGKGLSKVEVVALVLGCLIPLVLSVGHHH